A single genomic interval of Alteromonas sp. CI.11.F.A3 harbors:
- a CDS encoding acylase, with amino-acid sequence MNIPKKHILPYRTLLAASIAATLIGCGGNDNNFDNVQTPTTPEPTPVEPTPAPVPAFDTDGVLTADITWTTYGVPHVKADNLESMAYGVGYAFAKDNLCILADQIIKYNSERSKYFGPDNQAGSGDSEHLINDFGFLTLGIRALAEENLARMSANSRAMFQGYTAGYNRYLADTPVADQDQSCAGQPWVTDIDSTDLLTYSLGVALLPGAANFLGPMFLAAPEGESYLPTPAASTNTASQVTATSPNATLLANENAAPFKINPTITLPEKNPQDMGSNGWGLGSDKTTNGMGMVLGNPHFPHTGNLRFWQFHTQIPGYLNVTGGSLTGLPGAVNIGFNENVAWTHTFSTAEHFVVYQLTLDEDDNTGLTHRVDGSKRTIYEKPMQIEVAVAPGQTIMLNKTAYYTNYGPMIEVPGNFEWTDTNAFAIKDANLPNLDVVDHWLAMNMAGSMDEFKQAFKNYDGVIFNNTMSASADGQVFYIDDSTVPDLTETAISELTTNPVLVQTKIAAGFTVLPGFASAFDFDGPVPYEEAPKYEGTDSVQNSNDSFWLTNLSSPITGVSPLYGNVENQQSLRSRLAQQFIESEAGSDNTFTPDEVETLLLNNRSMLADMVLPSLLQACTAQGSDPVSVNGEDVDISGGCAALASWDGTMNKDSVGAHVFREFAFQFDRDPQWETPFSVDNPVTTPSGLLQNETTINQFATAVQVVNQAGVALDATLGEVQFVERSLPNGTASGVKLPWAGAHNIEGGFNVFSIVPNNNGTLLPRHTYAPLNSNTIMSAEAEGYHINYGSSWMMVINFTDEGPKGRGLLSYSQSRAYGSEHSLDQTGLYSSQPTLRELYFTDEEISANTISTLTLSSEEN; translated from the coding sequence GTGAACATACCAAAGAAACATATTTTGCCATATCGTACACTTCTCGCAGCCTCTATTGCTGCCACACTTATAGGTTGTGGAGGGAACGATAATAATTTTGATAACGTTCAAACGCCTACCACGCCTGAGCCAACTCCCGTTGAACCTACACCCGCACCGGTACCCGCTTTTGATACAGATGGCGTATTGACGGCTGACATAACGTGGACGACGTACGGTGTACCTCATGTTAAAGCGGACAATCTGGAAAGTATGGCCTACGGGGTGGGTTATGCGTTTGCTAAAGATAATTTATGTATTTTGGCCGATCAAATTATTAAATATAATTCGGAGCGCTCGAAATACTTCGGTCCCGACAACCAAGCGGGCAGTGGTGATTCAGAGCACCTTATAAATGATTTTGGTTTTTTAACATTGGGAATTCGTGCGCTGGCTGAAGAAAATTTAGCCCGCATGTCAGCTAACTCAAGAGCCATGTTTCAAGGTTATACAGCAGGTTATAATCGCTATTTAGCCGACACACCTGTGGCTGATCAAGACCAGTCGTGTGCTGGGCAGCCTTGGGTAACGGATATCGACAGCACTGACTTGTTAACTTACTCACTGGGTGTAGCTTTATTACCAGGTGCAGCTAACTTTTTAGGCCCAATGTTTTTAGCTGCACCTGAAGGTGAAAGCTACTTACCTACACCGGCAGCGAGCACCAATACCGCTTCGCAAGTCACAGCGACATCACCTAATGCCACTTTGTTGGCAAATGAAAATGCTGCACCATTTAAAATTAACCCGACCATAACGCTACCCGAAAAAAATCCGCAGGACATGGGCTCAAATGGCTGGGGGTTAGGGAGTGATAAAACCACGAATGGCATGGGAATGGTATTGGGGAATCCTCATTTCCCTCACACGGGTAATTTACGTTTTTGGCAGTTCCATACGCAAATACCTGGTTATCTAAACGTGACTGGGGGCTCTTTGACGGGCTTACCAGGGGCGGTGAATATAGGCTTTAACGAAAATGTTGCGTGGACACACACATTTTCTACTGCTGAGCATTTTGTCGTTTACCAATTAACGTTAGATGAAGATGATAACACGGGTCTTACGCATAGAGTCGATGGTAGTAAACGCACCATTTACGAAAAGCCAATGCAAATTGAGGTAGCAGTGGCGCCAGGTCAAACCATCATGCTCAATAAAACAGCCTATTACACTAATTACGGGCCTATGATTGAAGTGCCGGGTAATTTTGAGTGGACGGACACCAATGCGTTTGCCATAAAAGACGCAAACTTGCCGAATTTGGACGTTGTTGATCATTGGCTAGCGATGAATATGGCTGGCTCTATGGATGAGTTCAAACAAGCTTTTAAAAACTATGACGGCGTTATTTTCAATAACACCATGTCTGCTTCTGCTGACGGTCAGGTTTTTTACATTGATGATTCTACTGTCCCTGACTTAACGGAAACTGCCATTTCAGAATTAACCACTAATCCTGTGTTAGTTCAGACCAAAATAGCGGCTGGTTTTACGGTTCTACCCGGTTTTGCCTCGGCGTTTGATTTTGATGGACCTGTGCCTTACGAGGAAGCACCAAAGTATGAGGGAACAGATTCAGTACAAAACTCTAACGACAGTTTTTGGTTAACAAACTTATCGTCGCCCATCACAGGTGTATCGCCTCTTTATGGGAATGTGGAAAATCAACAAAGTCTGCGATCGCGTTTAGCTCAGCAATTTATTGAATCTGAAGCAGGCAGTGACAACACATTCACGCCTGACGAAGTTGAAACTTTGCTACTTAACAATCGAAGCATGTTAGCCGATATGGTGCTACCTAGCTTACTTCAAGCTTGTACCGCGCAAGGCAGTGATCCAGTTTCGGTTAATGGTGAAGACGTAGATATCTCTGGTGGCTGTGCAGCATTAGCCTCATGGGATGGCACCATGAATAAAGACAGTGTTGGAGCACACGTATTTAGAGAGTTTGCGTTTCAATTTGACAGGGATCCCCAGTGGGAAACGCCGTTTTCTGTAGACAACCCAGTTACCACTCCTAGTGGTTTATTGCAGAATGAAACCACAATTAATCAGTTTGCTACAGCGGTTCAAGTTGTTAACCAAGCGGGCGTAGCACTTGATGCAACATTAGGTGAAGTTCAATTTGTAGAGCGTAGCTTGCCGAATGGCACGGCATCGGGTGTGAAACTTCCATGGGCGGGTGCACATAACATTGAAGGTGGCTTTAATGTTTTTAGTATTGTGCCTAACAATAATGGCACCTTGTTACCAAGGCATACCTATGCGCCGCTTAATAGCAATACTATTATGAGCGCAGAAGCAGAGGGTTATCATATTAATTATGGTAGCAGTTGGATGATGGTCATTAACTTTACAGATGAAGGGCCAAAGGGAAGAGGGCTTCTTTCATACTCTCAATCTAGGGCTTATGGCAGTGAACATTCCCTTGATCAAACCGGACTTTATTCGTCTCAACCTACGTTACGTGAGTTGTATTTTACCGACGAAGAAATATCTGCAAATACAATCAGTACATTAACCCTATCGTCAGAGGAAAATTAG
- the sohB gene encoding protease SohB has translation MEFLYEYGLFVAKAVTLVIAFIIVVSTIVGVASKQKQGKGQLEIISLSEQLKDITHYAKQVLLDKAALKQLAKKQKKEDKAKSKNKKASDEEEKSRLFVIDFKGSMDANEVEHLREEITAILCVASKKDEVLVRLESGGGVVHGYGLAASQLQRIKEKGLTLTIAVDKVAASGGYMMACVADKLLASQFAYIGSIGVLAQLPNFNKLLKKNDVEFEQHTAGEYKRTLTVFGENNDEGRAKFKEEIEEIHTLFKDFVHSQRPEMNIEKVATGEYWPGVKAKELGLVDDLSTSDDYILSHFPEREIFKVKYSLKKNVAEKLGLSVAAVAERVVMQSWNKARHWF, from the coding sequence TTGGAGTTTTTGTACGAATACGGTTTATTTGTGGCTAAGGCCGTTACCTTGGTTATCGCGTTTATTATTGTGGTATCAACCATCGTTGGCGTTGCCAGTAAGCAGAAACAGGGTAAAGGTCAGTTAGAAATAATATCGCTATCAGAGCAACTAAAGGACATTACCCATTACGCTAAGCAAGTACTGCTCGATAAAGCAGCACTGAAGCAATTGGCTAAAAAGCAGAAGAAAGAAGATAAGGCCAAAAGTAAAAATAAGAAAGCTAGCGATGAAGAAGAAAAATCTCGCTTATTTGTGATTGATTTTAAAGGCTCTATGGATGCCAATGAGGTTGAGCATTTACGTGAAGAGATTACCGCTATTTTGTGTGTAGCCAGTAAGAAAGATGAAGTACTTGTGCGTTTAGAAAGTGGCGGTGGCGTGGTACATGGTTACGGATTAGCAGCTTCGCAGTTACAGCGCATTAAAGAGAAAGGTCTCACATTGACCATCGCAGTAGACAAAGTCGCGGCCAGTGGCGGTTACATGATGGCGTGTGTGGCAGATAAATTGTTAGCGTCTCAATTTGCGTATATCGGTTCAATTGGTGTGCTAGCACAATTACCTAACTTCAATAAATTATTGAAGAAAAATGATGTGGAATTTGAGCAGCATACGGCGGGTGAATACAAGCGAACGCTTACCGTGTTCGGTGAAAACAACGATGAAGGTCGCGCAAAATTTAAAGAAGAGATTGAAGAAATCCACACTTTATTTAAAGACTTTGTTCATAGCCAACGCCCAGAAATGAACATAGAGAAAGTAGCAACAGGTGAATATTGGCCTGGTGTTAAAGCGAAAGAATTAGGTTTGGTGGATGATCTTTCAACCTCTGATGACTACATTTTGTCGCACTTCCCAGAACGCGAAATATTTAAAGTGAAGTACTCGTTGAAGAAAAATGTGGCAGAAAAACTAGGGCTGTCTGTTGCTGCTGTGGCCGAACGGGTAGTTATGCAGTCTTGGAATAAAGCAAGACACTGGTTCTAA
- a CDS encoding TetR/AcrR family transcriptional regulator has product MAKQTKADILDAAELLFSEQGFTQTSMREITTRAEVNLASVNYHFGSKKNLIQAVLKRYFDILMPEVNTCLANNKVSSGSQGVATLLYALIPPMLKLNLLRPSGTAIFVQLLGRGYNETQGHLRRFIMNDYGETIRALVDAIQQCLPDLPQEELFWRLHFAMGSFVFSMASSRALTEIAESDFHKHVNIEEVISHLVPFVAQGVAGNLPTPQSKVSSFS; this is encoded by the coding sequence ATGGCGAAGCAAACTAAAGCTGATATTTTGGATGCCGCAGAACTGCTCTTTTCAGAGCAAGGGTTCACGCAGACATCGATGCGCGAGATTACTACTCGAGCCGAGGTTAATCTAGCGTCAGTCAATTATCACTTTGGTAGTAAGAAGAATCTTATTCAAGCGGTACTGAAACGGTATTTCGATATCTTAATGCCTGAAGTAAATACCTGCTTAGCTAACAATAAGGTATCTTCTGGTAGTCAAGGTGTCGCTACTTTGTTGTATGCACTTATTCCTCCCATGTTGAAACTCAATTTGCTCAGGCCATCTGGTACAGCCATTTTTGTTCAGCTTTTGGGCCGCGGATATAATGAAACCCAAGGGCATTTACGTCGCTTTATTATGAACGACTATGGCGAGACAATTAGAGCCTTGGTTGACGCTATTCAACAATGCTTGCCCGACCTACCTCAAGAAGAGCTTTTTTGGCGTTTGCACTTTGCAATGGGAAGTTTTGTTTTCTCAATGGCCTCAAGCCGAGCGTTAACAGAAATTGCTGAGTCAGATTTTCATAAGCATGTGAATATTGAAGAGGTGATCAGTCATCTTGTGCCATTTGTAGCACAAGGCGTTGCTGGCAACCTCCCTACACCGCAAAGCAAGGTTAGTAGTTTTAGCTAA
- a CDS encoding GFA family protein, producing MYYGSCLCGVINVEISGSIDDIIHCHCSLCRKNSGTAYATNGFININEFRVIDHKKKLATYEFKPGKNRHFCSVCASPIYSSNAANPKKIRIRLGILDSDISERPISHNFVTSKANWDNLDAELPRYDKFEPSRS from the coding sequence ATGTACTACGGCTCCTGCCTGTGTGGCGTGATAAACGTTGAAATTTCTGGCTCGATAGATGACATTATTCATTGTCATTGTTCACTTTGTAGAAAGAATAGCGGTACGGCCTACGCCACCAATGGTTTTATAAACATAAACGAATTCCGCGTTATCGATCATAAGAAGAAACTTGCCACTTACGAATTCAAACCCGGTAAAAATAGACACTTCTGTTCAGTATGTGCTTCACCAATTTATAGTTCAAACGCAGCCAATCCTAAAAAGATTAGAATTCGGCTTGGTATTTTAGATTCAGATATTTCTGAAAGGCCAATCTCTCACAACTTTGTTACTTCGAAGGCAAACTGGGATAACCTAGATGCTGAATTGCCAAGGTATGATAAGTTTGAACCTTCGCGGTCATAG
- a CDS encoding serine hydrolase domain-containing protein encodes MAVAIITAGEVSYIDGFGYLDEKLTTPVTDKTLFRAASISKLFTAQALMKLVELKKLSLSDEVGLYVPQLEKSQITIKQLLTHSSGLNDVIRPASAKQGRSLKRYLELVGDNTAPETSEKHSFVYSDTNYNLLGEIIRSVSGQRYDAFIYDNILKPAKVKKSHFYGGTNKNLAEAHPTHKGRLIDKPQQRPYDLAFNPSEGLIANVYDLSRWLTLTLNNDPAILETQSFEAMLVPRVKTTWGEIYMGLGWQVYENEYGKVARHPGSVRGYKSLVLTYPDNKNAIIILSNSSGTPRWEIAESITDILNKNGEW; translated from the coding sequence ATGGCTGTAGCTATTATTACTGCTGGTGAAGTGAGTTATATTGATGGTTTCGGCTACCTAGATGAAAAATTAACTACACCAGTAACGGATAAAACTTTATTTAGGGCTGCGTCAATTTCTAAACTTTTCACCGCGCAAGCCTTAATGAAGTTAGTTGAGCTCAAAAAGCTAAGCCTCAGTGACGAAGTAGGCTTATATGTACCACAGCTTGAAAAGTCTCAAATCACTATAAAGCAATTGCTCACCCATTCTTCGGGTTTAAACGACGTTATTAGGCCTGCGAGTGCTAAACAAGGTCGATCGCTGAAGCGTTATTTAGAATTGGTGGGAGATAATACAGCTCCCGAAACGTCTGAAAAACACAGCTTTGTGTATAGTGACACTAATTATAATCTGTTAGGTGAGATCATTCGCTCAGTTAGTGGTCAGCGCTATGACGCTTTTATCTATGACAATATTTTGAAGCCAGCAAAGGTCAAAAAAAGTCATTTTTATGGTGGTACAAATAAGAATCTAGCTGAAGCGCACCCAACCCATAAGGGGAGATTAATAGATAAGCCTCAGCAGCGACCCTATGATTTAGCATTCAATCCCAGTGAGGGGCTCATTGCTAATGTATACGATCTAAGCCGGTGGCTCACGTTAACGCTTAATAATGATCCCGCCATTTTAGAAACGCAATCCTTCGAAGCGATGTTAGTGCCACGAGTTAAAACAACGTGGGGCGAAATATACATGGGGCTTGGTTGGCAGGTTTATGAGAATGAATATGGCAAAGTCGCCAGGCATCCAGGTAGCGTTCGTGGATACAAATCGCTCGTGCTTACGTACCCAGACAATAAAAACGCAATCATTATACTGAGTAATTCAAGTGGTACACCGCGCTGGGAAATTGCAGAGTCCATTACGGATATTTTGAATAAGAACGGGGAATGGTAG
- a CDS encoding Nif3-like dinuclear metal center hexameric protein: MSVNNLELKRYLDGTLRAHEISDYCPNGLQVEGKAEIQRVVTGVTASQALIDAAIAENADAIVVHHGYFWKGESQAISGMKKKRIKALLEHDINLFAYHLPLDVHPEFGNNRQLAALLEIDNVQALSGVKPTGVVMQGEFEKPMSQNELQQRLADMLGRTVLAEGDETKTIKTLAWCTGGGQGFIEQAVAAGVDAFITGEVSEQTIHTAREMGISFFAAGHHATERYGVKALGEHIQSEFNLDVTFIDIRNPA; encoded by the coding sequence GTGTCAGTAAATAACCTTGAACTTAAACGCTATCTAGATGGCACACTTAGAGCCCATGAGATTAGCGATTATTGCCCTAATGGTCTGCAAGTTGAAGGGAAAGCAGAAATTCAACGTGTGGTTACAGGGGTAACGGCCTCACAAGCGTTAATTGATGCTGCCATTGCAGAAAATGCTGATGCCATAGTGGTGCATCATGGCTATTTTTGGAAAGGCGAATCGCAAGCAATTAGTGGCATGAAGAAAAAGCGCATCAAGGCATTGCTTGAACACGATATAAATCTATTTGCGTACCATCTACCTTTAGATGTTCACCCTGAGTTTGGGAATAACCGACAGCTTGCTGCACTACTTGAAATTGACAATGTGCAAGCCCTTAGTGGCGTAAAACCTACGGGTGTAGTGATGCAAGGGGAATTCGAAAAGCCAATGTCTCAGAATGAGCTACAGCAACGTTTAGCTGATATGTTAGGGCGAACGGTATTAGCGGAAGGTGATGAAACTAAAACCATTAAAACGCTAGCTTGGTGCACTGGTGGCGGGCAAGGATTTATTGAGCAAGCGGTAGCGGCTGGCGTAGATGCGTTTATTACTGGCGAAGTCTCTGAACAAACTATTCATACGGCGCGAGAAATGGGTATTAGCTTTTTTGCGGCGGGTCACCATGCCACTGAACGCTACGGCGTGAAGGCGTTGGGTGAGCATATTCAGTCTGAGTTTAACCTAGACGTGACGTTTATCGATATTCGAAACCCAGCATGA
- a CDS encoding methyltransferase, whose amino-acid sequence MTEKSDHIFDGIAAKFADNIYGTTKGKLRQIMLCEALAPFVEVSENTQPKKVIEVGGGTGVMAAHLASLGHRVLLTDGSEDVLEHAKENLKTFSNVDIQHQYLLDIQNMEHYDLVVCHAVLEWLNDPYQAIQFLYDNMRKGAILSLSFFNRDANLMTNAIYGNFDYIAQGMKVRNQVRLNPKNPLPAKQASDFCESIGFTVKAKTGIRCFHDYLKNPEHQTTQFEGLLTLERTYNQTEPFMWLGKYFHLVLEK is encoded by the coding sequence ATGACAGAAAAATCAGATCATATTTTTGACGGTATAGCCGCAAAGTTTGCCGATAATATTTATGGCACGACAAAAGGTAAACTTAGGCAAATTATGCTGTGTGAGGCGTTAGCGCCTTTTGTTGAAGTATCAGAAAACACACAGCCTAAAAAGGTGATAGAAGTGGGAGGCGGCACAGGTGTGATGGCCGCTCACTTGGCATCGCTAGGGCATAGGGTACTGTTAACCGATGGTTCGGAAGACGTTCTGGAACATGCCAAAGAGAACTTAAAAACATTCTCTAACGTGGATATTCAACATCAATATTTGTTAGATATTCAAAACATGGAACACTACGACCTTGTGGTTTGCCATGCTGTTTTGGAATGGTTGAATGATCCTTACCAAGCTATTCAATTTCTGTATGACAATATGCGTAAAGGGGCAATATTAAGCCTTAGCTTTTTTAACCGTGATGCAAATCTAATGACCAACGCTATCTATGGTAATTTTGATTATATTGCGCAGGGGATGAAAGTGAGAAATCAAGTTCGGCTGAACCCCAAAAATCCTTTACCGGCTAAACAAGCTAGTGACTTTTGTGAGTCTATTGGTTTTACTGTAAAAGCGAAAACTGGCATACGGTGTTTTCATGACTACTTGAAGAACCCAGAACATCAAACTACCCAGTTCGAAGGGTTGTTAACCTTAGAGCGAACTTACAACCAAACCGAGCCGTTTATGTGGTTGGGCAAGTACTTTCATCTTGTATTGGAAAAGTAG
- a CDS encoding 2-hydroxyacid dehydrogenase — MKVAFFSAKPYEETAFKAAIERVESTPISFTYFPHQLTAETALLCQGFDAVCVFVNDELNAKTLYILHEAGVKHIALRCAGFNNVDIATANELNISVSRVPAYSPETVAEHTLALILTLNRKTHKAYNRVKEGNFELSGLLGFTLHDKTVGVIGTGRIGQSVIRILKGFGCNVLCYDPYPNQQLEQEGVVYTSLESLFSQSHIVTLHCPLTEQSYHLINESSIALMPKGAMLINTSRGGLIDDKSVINALKNGHLGYVGLDVYERESELFFSDHSQDIIQDDVFQRLLTFPNVLVTGHQGFFTKEALSEIAAITLDNLCFIAGDASLNVNNNMVKPIN; from the coding sequence ATGAAAGTCGCTTTTTTTAGTGCCAAACCATATGAAGAAACTGCCTTTAAGGCCGCCATTGAGCGTGTAGAAAGCACCCCTATTTCTTTTACTTATTTCCCCCATCAACTCACCGCTGAAACCGCGCTATTGTGCCAAGGTTTCGATGCGGTTTGTGTTTTTGTTAATGATGAACTTAACGCGAAAACCTTGTATATCCTGCATGAAGCTGGCGTTAAACATATTGCCCTACGCTGCGCTGGCTTCAACAATGTAGACATCGCCACCGCCAATGAGTTGAATATCAGTGTGTCTAGAGTACCCGCCTATAGCCCTGAAACAGTAGCGGAACACACACTAGCGCTAATTCTTACGCTAAATCGCAAAACACACAAAGCGTATAACAGGGTTAAAGAAGGTAACTTTGAATTAAGCGGTTTATTGGGTTTTACTCTGCACGATAAAACCGTAGGCGTGATAGGTACAGGACGCATTGGCCAATCGGTGATTCGAATATTGAAAGGCTTTGGTTGCAATGTATTATGTTATGACCCCTACCCTAATCAGCAACTCGAACAAGAAGGCGTTGTTTACACGTCTCTCGAATCACTTTTTAGCCAAAGCCACATTGTTACCCTTCACTGCCCGCTTACCGAGCAAAGCTATCACCTTATCAATGAATCGAGTATTGCATTAATGCCCAAAGGCGCGATGCTAATCAACACATCACGAGGCGGACTCATTGATGATAAGTCGGTAATCAATGCGCTAAAAAATGGGCATTTAGGGTATGTAGGCTTGGATGTTTATGAGCGAGAATCAGAACTGTTTTTCAGCGACCACTCCCAAGACATTATTCAAGATGACGTATTTCAGCGCTTGCTAACGTTTCCAAATGTATTGGTAACCGGCCATCAAGGCTTTTTCACTAAAGAAGCCTTAAGTGAAATTGCCGCTATTACCCTAGATAACTTGTGCTTCATTGCCGGTGACGCCAGTCTAAACGTTAACAACAATATGGTTAAGCCTATAAATTAA
- a CDS encoding glutathione peroxidase: MSIYSHQVVKNNGEAIAMSDFKGKVLLIVNTASKCGFTNQYEGLEKLYKDYSAKGFEILAFPCDQFGHQEPGSDDDIAQFCAMNFGVSFPLFKKTDVNGTQTHPLYVELKSEAPGLLGSKRIKWNFTKFLVDTNGNVVKRYAPTTKPSEISSDIDGLLKA; encoded by the coding sequence ATGAGCATATATAGTCACCAAGTGGTTAAAAATAACGGCGAAGCTATTGCTATGTCAGACTTTAAAGGCAAAGTCTTACTTATTGTCAATACTGCCAGTAAATGTGGCTTTACTAATCAATATGAAGGTTTAGAAAAACTCTATAAAGATTATAGCGCGAAAGGCTTCGAAATATTGGCGTTCCCTTGCGACCAATTTGGCCACCAAGAGCCGGGGTCAGATGACGATATCGCTCAATTTTGTGCTATGAACTTTGGTGTTTCTTTTCCACTATTTAAAAAAACTGACGTTAACGGTACCCAGACGCATCCTCTTTACGTTGAATTAAAATCTGAAGCACCTGGTTTACTTGGCTCTAAACGCATAAAGTGGAATTTCACTAAGTTTCTTGTCGATACAAACGGAAACGTTGTTAAGCGTTACGCACCAACTACGAAGCCGAGTGAAATAAGTAGTGATATTGATGGACTACTAAAAGCCTAA
- a CDS encoding NAD(P)-dependent oxidoreductase, with product MSSSEGSLIDNASIKVSFLGLGVMGYPMAGHLAKSGFDVTVYNRTKAKSDKWVKEFDGSLALSPAEAAKDADIVLMCVGNDNDVKDVASQALGTMAPGTLLIDHTTASAEVAREMFSLCQQQSIAFLDAPVSGGQAGAENGLLTVMVGGEQKAFARAEAVFSAYARHSQLLGESGSGQLAKMMNQICIAGIVQGLAEALHFGQKAGLDCNAVIDVISKGAAQSWQMENRAATMLDNHYDYGFAVDWMRKDLSIALDEARRNGSTLALTALVDQYYGDVQKMGGHRWDTSSLLMRLK from the coding sequence ATGTCTTCATCTGAAGGTTCACTTATCGATAATGCTTCGATTAAGGTCAGTTTTCTAGGGCTTGGCGTAATGGGCTACCCCATGGCTGGGCATCTAGCAAAATCAGGTTTCGATGTTACTGTTTATAATCGCACAAAAGCGAAATCTGATAAGTGGGTAAAAGAGTTTGACGGCAGCTTGGCGCTATCCCCTGCAGAAGCTGCGAAAGATGCTGATATAGTGTTGATGTGCGTAGGTAACGACAATGATGTTAAAGATGTTGCTAGCCAAGCGCTAGGTACAATGGCTCCGGGTACCTTGCTGATAGATCACACGACCGCGTCGGCAGAGGTTGCGCGTGAAATGTTTTCACTATGCCAGCAGCAGTCTATCGCATTTTTAGATGCGCCAGTGTCAGGTGGCCAAGCCGGTGCTGAAAATGGTTTACTCACCGTTATGGTGGGAGGCGAACAAAAAGCGTTTGCTCGCGCTGAAGCTGTATTTTCTGCTTATGCTAGACACAGTCAATTATTAGGTGAAAGTGGTAGTGGTCAGTTAGCAAAAATGATGAACCAAATTTGCATTGCTGGCATTGTTCAAGGGCTAGCAGAGGCACTTCATTTTGGGCAAAAAGCAGGGTTAGACTGTAATGCGGTGATAGATGTCATCAGTAAGGGCGCTGCGCAATCCTGGCAAATGGAAAATCGTGCAGCTACTATGCTCGACAATCATTATGACTATGGGTTTGCGGTTGATTGGATGCGAAAAGATTTATCTATCGCCCTTGATGAAGCGCGTCGAAATGGATCTACATTAGCGCTAACGGCCTTGGTCGACCAATATTATGGCGACGTTCAAAAAATGGGTGGCCATCGTTGGGATACATCCAGCCTGTTAATGCGTTTGAAATAA